A single Ketogulonicigenium vulgare WSH-001 DNA region contains:
- a CDS encoding LysR family transcriptional regulator, with translation MDWDKLRIFHAVADAGSLTHAGDTLHLSQSAVSRQIRALEEALDTTLFHRHARGLILTEQGELLFEATRSMNKRLEAAAARIRDSEDGVFGTLKVTTTTGFGTMWLAPRLGKLYDQYPDLKIDLILEERILDLPMREADVAIRLKEPSQADVIRKRLMAVRMRLYATPEYLQNSPPINRLEDIAQHRLISQSLNSPQPVAAINLSQRLMTFDMASALTVNTYYGVLQGVLAGIGIGILPDYVTEDSPNLCRVLPYLESSEIPVFIAYAEELRQSRRIAAFRDFIQDELIAHRRKLRESAPPADAVPD, from the coding sequence ATGGACTGGGACAAGTTGCGGATCTTTCATGCCGTCGCTGATGCGGGCAGTTTGACCCATGCGGGAGATACGCTGCACCTCAGCCAATCCGCGGTGTCACGGCAGATCCGCGCGCTGGAAGAGGCGCTCGATACCACATTGTTCCACCGCCATGCGCGTGGGCTGATATTAACCGAACAGGGCGAACTGCTGTTCGAGGCGACGCGCAGCATGAACAAGCGGCTAGAGGCCGCCGCCGCGCGCATCCGCGACAGCGAGGATGGCGTCTTTGGCACGCTCAAGGTGACGACGACCACCGGCTTTGGCACGATGTGGCTGGCGCCACGTCTGGGCAAGCTCTACGACCAATACCCCGACCTGAAAATCGACCTGATCCTCGAGGAGCGTATCCTTGACCTGCCCATGCGCGAGGCAGATGTCGCCATCCGCCTGAAAGAGCCCAGCCAGGCCGATGTCATCCGCAAACGGCTGATGGCGGTGCGGATGCGCCTTTATGCGACGCCCGAATATTTGCAGAACTCGCCCCCGATCAACCGGCTCGAGGATATCGCCCAGCACCGACTGATCTCGCAAAGCCTGAACTCGCCCCAGCCGGTTGCCGCGATCAACCTGTCGCAACGGCTGATGACGTTCGACATGGCCTCTGCGCTGACGGTGAACACCTATTATGGCGTGCTGCAGGGCGTGCTGGCAGGCATCGGCATCGGCATCTTGCCCGACTATGTGACCGAAGACAGTCCGAACCTGTGCCGCGTGCTGCCCTATCTCGAATCAAGCGAAATTCCGGTGTTCATCGCCTATGCCGAAGAGCTGCGCCAATCGCGCCGCATCGCCGCATTCCGCGATTTCATTCAAGATGAGCTGATCGCCCATCGCCGGAAACTGCGCGAATCCGCCCCGCCTGCGGACGCTGTGCCTGATTAA
- the purL gene encoding phosphoribosylformylglycinamidine synthase subunit PurL, which translates to MTTETAFREPQITADLIASHGLKPDEYQRIEEIIGRTPSFTELGIFSAMWNEHCSYKSSKKWLRTLHTTGKQVICGPGENAGVIDIGDGQALVFKMESHNHPSYIEPYQGAATGVGGILRDVFTMGARPMAAMNALSFGMPDHPKTRQLVEGVVAGIGGYGNAFGVPTVAGEVRFDPAYNGNCLVNAFAAGLADADRIFYSAASGVGMPVVYLGAKTGRDGVGGATMASAEFDDTIEDKRPTVQVGDPFTEKRLMEACMELMASDAVISIQDMGAAGLTCSAVEMGDKGGLGIRLDLELVPVRETAMTAYEMMLSESQERMLMVLKPEGEAEARAIFEKWDLDFAIVGETIAEDRFLIMLNGEIKADLPLSKLASSAPEYDRPWVATPPAAPLEGVPSITPIAGLTALISSPNHAAKQWVWSQYDHQVGADTIRVPGHGAGIVRVHGTNKAVAFTSDVTPRYVKANPIEGGKQAVAEAYRNLIAVGATPLATTDNLNFGNPEKPQIMGQLVGAIEGIGAACRALDFPIVSGNVSLYNETDGNGILPTPTIGGVGLIADLGDMIAGPAQAGDALIMIGRVGSHLGQSALLLEAFGRADGDAPGVDLEEEALHGQFILTNRMRIRACTDLSDGGLALAAFEMAEAAGTGVSVAAEDTAQLFGEDQGRYLLAVPREQVAALVDAAAGEGIAAVIYGEFGGDTVAFGADKAPLATLRATYRDSFAGKLGL; encoded by the coding sequence ATGACGACCGAGACCGCGTTCCGCGAGCCGCAGATCACCGCCGATCTGATTGCCTCTCACGGACTGAAGCCCGACGAATATCAGCGGATCGAAGAGATCATCGGCCGCACGCCCAGCTTTACAGAACTTGGCATTTTCTCGGCCATGTGGAACGAGCATTGCTCGTATAAATCCTCCAAGAAATGGCTACGCACGCTGCATACCACCGGCAAGCAGGTCATCTGCGGCCCGGGTGAAAATGCGGGCGTCATTGATATCGGCGACGGTCAGGCGCTGGTGTTCAAAATGGAAAGCCATAACCACCCCAGCTATATCGAGCCCTATCAGGGCGCGGCGACGGGCGTGGGCGGTATTTTGCGCGATGTGTTCACCATGGGCGCGCGCCCGATGGCGGCGATGAACGCACTGTCCTTTGGTATGCCCGACCACCCCAAGACGCGCCAATTGGTCGAGGGTGTCGTCGCCGGTATCGGCGGTTACGGCAACGCGTTCGGCGTGCCGACGGTTGCGGGCGAAGTGCGCTTTGACCCCGCCTATAATGGCAACTGCCTTGTGAACGCCTTTGCGGCGGGCTTGGCTGATGCCGACCGTATTTTCTATTCGGCGGCTTCGGGCGTCGGGATGCCGGTGGTTTACCTTGGCGCAAAAACCGGCCGCGATGGCGTCGGCGGCGCGACCATGGCCAGCGCAGAGTTCGACGACACGATCGAGGACAAGCGCCCCACCGTCCAAGTCGGCGACCCCTTTACCGAAAAGCGCCTGATGGAAGCCTGTATGGAGCTGATGGCCTCGGATGCCGTCATTTCGATCCAGGATATGGGTGCGGCGGGTCTGACCTGTTCGGCGGTCGAGATGGGTGACAAGGGCGGCCTTGGCATTCGCCTTGATCTGGAACTGGTGCCCGTGCGCGAAACCGCGATGACCGCGTACGAGATGATGCTGTCCGAAAGCCAAGAGCGGATGCTGATGGTGCTAAAGCCCGAGGGCGAGGCCGAGGCGCGCGCGATCTTTGAAAAATGGGATCTGGATTTCGCCATCGTTGGCGAGACGATTGCCGAAGACCGCTTCCTGATCATGCTGAACGGCGAGATCAAGGCCGATCTGCCGCTGTCGAAACTGGCCTCCTCTGCCCCCGAATACGACCGCCCTTGGGTTGCGACGCCCCCCGCCGCCCCGCTGGAAGGCGTGCCCAGCATCACGCCGATTGCGGGCCTGACCGCGCTGATCTCCTCGCCCAACCATGCGGCAAAGCAGTGGGTCTGGTCGCAATATGACCATCAGGTCGGCGCCGATACGATCCGAGTGCCCGGTCACGGCGCGGGCATCGTGCGCGTCCACGGCACCAACAAGGCCGTCGCCTTCACCTCGGATGTGACGCCGCGCTATGTGAAAGCGAACCCGATCGAGGGCGGCAAGCAGGCCGTGGCCGAGGCCTATCGCAACCTGATCGCCGTGGGTGCCACGCCCCTTGCGACCACCGACAACCTGAACTTCGGCAACCCCGAAAAGCCGCAGATCATGGGCCAGTTGGTTGGCGCGATCGAAGGTATCGGCGCCGCCTGCCGCGCGCTGGACTTCCCCATCGTATCGGGCAACGTCTCGCTGTATAACGAGACCGACGGCAACGGCATTCTGCCGACCCCGACCATTGGCGGCGTTGGTCTGATTGCTGACCTTGGCGACATGATCGCAGGGCCTGCACAGGCGGGCGACGCGCTGATCATGATCGGCCGCGTCGGCAGCCACCTTGGCCAATCGGCCCTGCTGCTCGAGGCCTTTGGCCGCGCAGACGGCGATGCGCCCGGCGTGGATCTGGAGGAGGAGGCCCTGCACGGTCAATTCATCCTGACCAACCGGATGCGGATCCGCGCCTGTACCGACCTGTCGGACGGCGGCCTTGCGCTGGCGGCCTTCGAGATGGCCGAGGCCGCAGGCACCGGCGTCAGCGTCGCAGCCGAGGATACCGCGCAGCTGTTTGGCGAGGATCAGGGCCGCTATCTGTTGGCCGTGCCGCGTGAACAGGTCGCCGCGCTGGTTGATGCGGCCGCGGGCGAAGGCATCGCTGCGGTGATCTACGGCGAATTTGGCGGCGATACCGTGGCGTTTGGAGCGGACAAAGCGCCGCTTGCGACGCTGCGCGCCACCTATCGTGACAGCTTTGCCGGAAAACTCGGCCTCTAA
- a CDS encoding BolA/IbaG family iron-sulfur metabolism protein encodes MAIEAQEIEDLIRASFPAARITITDLAGDGNHWAAEVIDESFRGLNRVQQQRAVYAALKDQMEGANGALHALALTTKAPE; translated from the coding sequence ATGGCCATCGAAGCACAGGAAATCGAGGATCTGATCCGCGCGTCCTTTCCCGCCGCGCGTATTACGATCACCGATCTGGCCGGAGACGGAAACCACTGGGCCGCTGAAGTCATCGACGAAAGCTTCCGCGGCCTGAACCGTGTGCAACAGCAACGCGCTGTCTATGCGGCGCTCAAGGATCAGATGGAGGGCGCGAACGGTGCCCTCCACGCCCTTGCGCTGACCACCAAGGCGCCGGAATAA
- the grxD gene encoding Grx4 family monothiol glutaredoxin, which yields MSDVALNQIRETIAGNDVVLFMKGTKMMPQCGFSSRIASVLNFMAVDFADVDVLADADIRQGIKDFSDWPTIPQLYVKGEFVGGCDIVTEMVLSGELDTLFTNEGIAFNKESADKIREANA from the coding sequence ATGAGCGATGTAGCCCTTAACCAAATCCGCGAAACCATTGCCGGCAACGACGTCGTACTGTTCATGAAGGGCACGAAAATGATGCCGCAATGCGGCTTTTCCAGCCGTATCGCCAGCGTGCTGAACTTTATGGCTGTCGATTTTGCCGATGTCGACGTGCTGGCCGATGCCGACATTCGTCAAGGCATCAAAGATTTCTCGGACTGGCCGACGATTCCGCAGCTTTATGTCAAAGGCGAATTTGTCGGCGGTTGCGACATTGTCACCGAAATGGTGCTGTCGGGCGAGCTGGACACCTTGTTCACGAACGAGGGCATCGCCTTTAACAAGGAATCTGCGGATAAAATCCGCGAAGCCAACGCCTAA
- a CDS encoding cell division protein ZapA encodes MPQINVMIGNRQFEVACNPGEEQFVTGAAARLDTEAQAFAAQLGRMPESRMLLMAGLMLADRTGALEEELTALRHHVGTLEARLAQTPTRVEVEVERVVEVPVEVPVEVQVEVERLVEVPVEVISEEVVAAYEAMVERVEALMRAAETRFGIEQK; translated from the coding sequence ATGCCGCAGATCAATGTTATGATCGGCAACCGTCAGTTTGAGGTCGCCTGCAATCCCGGCGAAGAGCAGTTTGTCACCGGCGCCGCCGCGCGTCTTGATACCGAGGCGCAGGCCTTTGCCGCGCAGCTAGGCCGGATGCCGGAATCGCGGATGCTGTTGATGGCAGGGCTGATGCTGGCCGACCGCACGGGCGCGCTTGAAGAAGAGCTGACCGCGCTGCGCCACCATGTTGGCACGCTAGAGGCGCGCCTTGCCCAGACCCCAACCCGTGTTGAGGTCGAGGTGGAACGTGTGGTCGAGGTGCCCGTGGAAGTGCCCGTCGAGGTGCAAGTCGAAGTCGAGCGCTTGGTCGAAGTGCCGGTCGAGGTGATCTCGGAAGAGGTCGTCGCCGCCTATGAGGCGATGGTCGAGCGGGTCGAGGCGCTGATGCGCGCGGCAGAAACCCGGTTCGGGATCGAACAAAAGTAA
- the tkt gene encoding transketolase, whose product MDIAALRAAHPDHWMKAAAIRTLTLDAVAAANSGHSGMPMGMADVATVLFEKHLRFDPKAPRWADRDRFILSAGHGSMLVYALMYLTGYEDITLQQIKDFRQWGARTAGHPEYGHAAGIETTTGPLGQGIANSVGFAIAEEHLRARFGTSLINHYTYVIAGDGCLMEGVSQEAIGLAGKQELSHLIVFWDNNGITIDGKVDIADVTNQPARFAASGWHVQEIDGHDPVAINTAIEAAKKDKRPSMIACKTHIALGSSAQDTSKGHGALTDAKLIADAKAAYGWTAGAFEVPAQIKAGWEAMGQRGAAAHAEWTARFNALSDTKKADFERIFRAEAPKGLPAKIRALKKEISEKQPKVATRKSSEMVLDVVNPLMKETIGGSADLTGSNNTLTKDLGTFGVENRKGRYVYFGIREHGMAAAMNGMVLHGGVRPYGGTFMAFTDYARGAMRLSALMGAPVIYVMTHDSIGLGEDGPTHQPVEHLSMLRATPNTYVFRPADTVETAEAWEIALTSTSTPSVLALSRQNLPTVRKTHTNTNLTAKGAYVLAEATGKRQVILMASGSEVEIALAARDQLEAAGIGTRVVSVPSMELFRAQDEAYRKRVLPAGPARIAIEAGVRQSWDWLLLGERGREAKAAFVGMEGFGASAPAEVLYEKFGITAANVAQKAKGLIG is encoded by the coding sequence TTGGATATCGCTGCCCTGCGCGCCGCCCACCCCGATCACTGGATGAAGGCCGCGGCAATCCGCACATTGACGCTGGACGCTGTTGCTGCTGCAAATTCCGGCCACTCTGGCATGCCGATGGGCATGGCCGATGTGGCAACCGTGCTATTTGAAAAACACCTGCGCTTTGACCCCAAAGCCCCGCGTTGGGCTGACCGCGACCGGTTTATTTTGTCGGCAGGCCATGGCTCGATGCTGGTTTACGCGCTGATGTATCTGACAGGGTATGAGGATATCACCCTGCAACAGATCAAAGATTTCCGCCAATGGGGGGCTCGCACGGCTGGCCACCCGGAATACGGCCATGCCGCCGGCATTGAGACGACGACCGGCCCGCTGGGTCAGGGCATCGCCAACTCGGTCGGCTTTGCCATTGCCGAGGAACACCTGCGCGCCCGTTTCGGCACCAGCCTGATCAACCACTATACCTATGTCATCGCGGGCGACGGCTGCCTGATGGAGGGCGTCAGCCAAGAGGCCATCGGCCTTGCCGGCAAGCAAGAGCTGTCGCATCTGATCGTCTTCTGGGACAACAACGGCATTACCATCGACGGCAAGGTCGATATCGCCGATGTCACCAACCAGCCTGCGCGTTTCGCCGCATCGGGCTGGCATGTGCAGGAAATCGACGGCCATGATCCGGTTGCGATCAACACCGCGATCGAGGCCGCAAAGAAAGACAAGCGCCCCTCGATGATCGCATGCAAGACGCATATCGCGCTGGGCTCGTCGGCGCAGGACACGTCGAAAGGCCATGGCGCGCTGACCGACGCCAAGCTGATCGCCGATGCGAAAGCCGCCTATGGCTGGACCGCTGGCGCATTCGAAGTGCCCGCCCAGATCAAAGCAGGCTGGGAAGCCATGGGCCAACGCGGCGCCGCCGCACATGCCGAATGGACCGCCCGCTTTAACGCGCTGTCGGACACCAAAAAGGCTGATTTCGAGCGTATCTTCCGCGCCGAGGCCCCCAAAGGCCTGCCCGCCAAGATCCGCGCCCTAAAGAAAGAGATCAGCGAAAAGCAACCCAAGGTCGCGACGCGCAAATCGTCGGAAATGGTGCTGGATGTCGTCAATCCGCTGATGAAGGAAACCATCGGCGGCTCGGCTGACCTGACGGGTTCCAACAACACGCTGACCAAAGATCTGGGCACCTTTGGGGTCGAGAATCGCAAGGGTCGCTATGTCTATTTCGGCATCCGTGAACACGGTATGGCGGCGGCGATGAACGGCATGGTGCTGCATGGCGGCGTGCGTCCCTATGGCGGCACGTTCATGGCCTTTACCGATTATGCCCGCGGCGCGATGCGCCTGTCGGCGCTGATGGGTGCGCCGGTGATCTATGTCATGACGCATGATTCCATCGGCCTTGGCGAAGACGGCCCGACCCACCAGCCGGTCGAGCATCTGTCGATGCTGCGCGCAACGCCCAATACCTATGTCTTCCGCCCCGCCGATACGGTGGAAACGGCAGAGGCCTGGGAAATCGCGCTGACCTCGACCTCGACCCCTTCGGTGCTGGCGCTGTCGCGTCAGAACCTGCCGACAGTGCGCAAGACCCATACCAACACCAACCTGACCGCCAAGGGCGCCTATGTGCTGGCCGAGGCGACAGGCAAGCGTCAGGTGATCTTGATGGCCTCGGGTTCGGAAGTGGAAATCGCGCTGGCTGCCCGCGACCAGCTGGAAGCGGCAGGCATCGGCACCCGCGTCGTCTCGGTCCCCTCGATGGAGCTGTTCCGCGCGCAGGACGAAGCCTATCGCAAGCGCGTCCTGCCCGCAGGCCCCGCGCGTATCGCGATCGAGGCGGGCGTGCGCCAAAGCTGGGATTGGCTGCTGCTGGGCGAGCGCGGCCGCGAGGCGAAAGCGGCCTTTGTCGGCATGGAGGGCTTTGGCGCCTCGGCCCCGGCCGAAGTGCTGTATGAAAAGTTCGGCATCACCGCCGCCAATGTGGCGCAGAAGGCCAAAGGCCTGATCGGCTAA
- a CDS encoding DUF808 domain-containing protein, which produces MSGLLALLDDVAAIAKVAAASIDDIATQTVKAGSKAAGLVIDDAAVTPKYVTGFKADRELPMVWRIARGSIFNKLVILLPILLALNYFLPWIITPLLMLGGLYLCYEGAEKVIHYIRPQDPVAHAEHETGDPAKLEESRVAGAIKTDFILSAEIMVVSLSVIEVGGFWMEAVTLAVVGLAITALVYGGVALIVKADDIGAAMHQNGRLGATRAFGRGLVVGMPPFLAVLSFVGTLAMLWVGGNILTHGASTLGWPLVYDGIHHWAVDAGNMLSGARGFVEWFVTAALDGIVGLLIGLIVVLVVTPFMRGKAH; this is translated from the coding sequence ATGAGCGGCTTATTGGCTTTGCTAGATGATGTGGCGGCGATTGCGAAAGTTGCGGCTGCCTCGATTGATGATATCGCGACCCAGACCGTAAAGGCCGGATCAAAGGCGGCGGGGCTGGTCATCGACGATGCCGCTGTGACGCCCAAATATGTGACGGGTTTCAAGGCAGATCGCGAATTGCCGATGGTCTGGCGCATCGCACGCGGATCGATCTTCAACAAGCTGGTGATCTTGCTGCCGATCCTTTTGGCGCTGAATTATTTCCTGCCGTGGATCATCACGCCGCTGCTGATGCTGGGGGGGCTCTATCTATGTTACGAGGGGGCCGAGAAGGTCATCCATTACATCCGCCCGCAAGATCCCGTCGCCCATGCCGAACATGAAACCGGCGATCCGGCCAAGCTGGAAGAATCCCGTGTGGCAGGCGCGATCAAGACCGACTTTATCCTGTCGGCCGAGATTATGGTCGTCTCGCTGTCGGTGATCGAGGTCGGCGGCTTTTGGATGGAGGCGGTGACGTTGGCTGTGGTCGGTCTGGCCATCACGGCGCTGGTTTACGGCGGCGTTGCCCTGATCGTGAAGGCGGATGATATCGGCGCCGCGATGCATCAAAACGGCCGACTTGGTGCGACGCGCGCGTTTGGGCGCGGGCTGGTGGTCGGGATGCCGCCGTTTCTGGCGGTGCTGTCCTTTGTCGGCACACTGGCAATGCTGTGGGTGGGCGGCAATATCCTGACGCATGGCGCATCGACGCTGGGCTGGCCGCTGGTCTATGACGGTATCCACCATTGGGCGGTGGATGCGGGCAATATGCTGTCGGGGGCGCGCGGCTTTGTCGAATGGTTCGTCACAGCGGCGCTGGATGGGATCGTCGGCCTGTTGATCGGGTTGATCGTGGTGCTGGTTGTGACACCCTTTATGCGCGGCAAGGCGCACTGA
- the gap gene encoding type I glyceraldehyde-3-phosphate dehydrogenase, which translates to MAVKVAINGFGRIGRNVLRAIIESGRTDIEVVAINDLGPVETNAHLLRYDSVHGRFPGTVTTTADTIDAGRGPIRVTAIRNPADLPWGDVDIALECTGIFTDADKAKIHLENGSKRVLVSAPSTGADKTIVFGVNDDTLTAADMIVSNASCTTNCLSPVAKVLHDAIGITKGFMTTIHSYTGDQPTLDTMHKDLYRARAAALSMIPTSTGAAKAVGLVLPELKGKLDGVSIRVPTPNVSVVDLTFEAARPTTVEEVNAAIIAAADGPLKGILGYTHEPLVSSDFNHDSHSSVFALDQTKVLDGNMVRILSWYDNEWGFSNRMSDTAVALGKLI; encoded by the coding sequence ATGGCTGTGAAAGTGGCGATCAACGGCTTCGGCCGCATCGGACGCAATGTGCTGCGGGCGATCATTGAATCGGGGCGCACCGATATCGAGGTTGTGGCGATCAACGATCTGGGTCCGGTTGAAACCAACGCCCACCTGCTGCGCTATGATTCGGTGCATGGCCGTTTCCCCGGCACCGTCACCACCACCGCCGACACGATCGATGCGGGCCGCGGCCCGATCCGCGTAACTGCGATCCGCAACCCGGCTGATCTGCCCTGGGGCGACGTCGATATCGCGCTGGAATGCACCGGCATCTTCACCGACGCGGACAAGGCCAAGATCCACCTGGAAAACGGCTCAAAGCGCGTGCTGGTCTCGGCCCCCTCGACCGGCGCAGACAAGACCATCGTGTTCGGCGTGAACGACGATACGCTGACCGCCGCAGACATGATCGTCTCGAACGCGTCGTGCACCACCAACTGCCTGTCGCCCGTGGCCAAAGTGCTGCATGACGCCATCGGCATCACCAAAGGCTTTATGACCACGATCCACAGCTATACCGGCGATCAGCCGACGCTGGATACGATGCACAAGGACCTCTATCGCGCCCGCGCCGCTGCGCTGTCGATGATCCCGACCTCGACCGGTGCGGCAAAGGCCGTTGGCCTTGTGCTGCCGGAACTCAAGGGCAAGCTGGACGGCGTCTCGATCCGCGTGCCGACCCCGAATGTCTCGGTCGTCGACCTGACGTTCGAAGCCGCGCGCCCGACCACCGTCGAGGAAGTGAACGCCGCCATCATCGCCGCCGCTGACGGCCCGCTGAAAGGCATCCTTGGCTACACGCACGAGCCGCTGGTCTCGAGCGACTTCAACCACGATTCGCACTCGTCCGTGTTCGCGCTGGACCAGACCAAAGTGCTGGACGGCAATATGGTCCGCATCCTGTCGTGGTACGACAATGAATGGGGCTTCTCGAACCGTATGTCCGATACGGCGGTTGCCCTTGGCAAGCTGATCTAA
- the coaD gene encoding pantetheine-phosphate adenylyltransferase, whose translation MRIGLYPGTFDPVTNGHLDIIRRGAALVDRLVIGVAINAGKGPLFGVDERVALLEVEVAAIPADIAVVPFETLLVDFAGKVGAQVIIRGLRGAADFEYEFPMTGMNRTLAPDIETVFLMAEARHQAIASRLVKEVSRLGGDVSAFVPPGVQQALADRWK comes from the coding sequence ATGCGTATCGGCCTTTATCCCGGCACCTTTGATCCGGTCACCAACGGCCATCTGGATATCATCCGGCGCGGCGCGGCGCTGGTGGATCGGCTGGTGATCGGTGTTGCGATCAATGCAGGCAAGGGGCCGCTGTTCGGCGTGGACGAACGTGTCGCGCTGCTAGAGGTCGAGGTCGCCGCCATCCCGGCGGATATCGCCGTCGTTCCGTTCGAGACGTTGCTGGTGGATTTTGCGGGCAAAGTTGGCGCGCAGGTGATCATTCGCGGTCTGCGGGGGGCGGCGGATTTTGAATATGAATTCCCGATGACCGGCATGAACCGCACCCTCGCCCCCGATATCGAGACGGTCTTTTTGATGGCCGAGGCGCGCCATCAGGCGATTGCCTCGCGTCTGGTCAAGGAAGTGTCGCGGCTGGGGGGGGATGTGTCGGCTTTTGTGCCGCCGGGCGTCCAGCAGGCGCTGGCCGATAGATGGAAATAG
- a CDS encoding Hint domain-containing protein — MAEVTLNADGEGSYLLPVYFTGEDDTVAVNVTQGFRGSIVVSGHYNDGEIESLSLSLPDGWRLALRERGRAAALEVEAWVAYDIFDAGGALRGPITISANYISVPCFTRDTWIETAGGPVLIQNLTPGDLVMTRDHGARPIRWIGKRNLDADELETFPSLRPVRIKAGALGRGVPQDDLLVSQQHRMLVRSRIARRLFESAEVLIAAKQLLQVEGIDIAEDVSAVEYYHMMFDQHEVVSANGAPTESLYTGAESMRAISPAAQEEIFTLFPELRDYDDTPPPARPLASSRAGRRLVVRHLKNNLPLLSP, encoded by the coding sequence ATGGCCGAGGTTACGCTAAACGCCGATGGCGAGGGAAGCTATCTGCTGCCCGTCTATTTCACAGGCGAAGATGATACCGTTGCGGTTAATGTCACGCAGGGTTTTCGCGGCTCGATTGTGGTGTCGGGCCATTACAACGACGGCGAAATTGAAAGCCTGTCCCTTAGCCTGCCGGACGGCTGGCGGCTGGCCTTGCGCGAACGCGGCCGCGCCGCCGCGCTCGAGGTCGAGGCATGGGTCGCTTATGACATCTTTGACGCCGGCGGCGCGCTGCGCGGCCCGATTACCATCAGCGCGAATTACATCTCGGTGCCATGTTTCACGCGTGACACATGGATTGAAACGGCAGGTGGGCCGGTTCTGATCCAGAACCTGACCCCCGGCGATCTGGTGATGACCCGGGACCATGGCGCGCGCCCGATTCGCTGGATTGGCAAGCGCAACCTTGACGCGGACGAGTTGGAAACCTTTCCCAGCCTGCGCCCGGTGCGCATCAAGGCCGGAGCCCTTGGGCGCGGCGTGCCGCAAGATGATCTTCTGGTATCTCAGCAGCACCGTATGCTGGTCCGCTCGCGCATCGCGCGGCGGCTGTTTGAAAGCGCCGAAGTGCTGATCGCCGCAAAACAGCTGTTGCAGGTTGAAGGTATCGATATTGCCGAAGACGTGAGTGCGGTCGAATATTACCACATGATGTTCGACCAGCACGAGGTGGTCAGTGCCAATGGCGCCCCGACCGAATCGCTCTATACCGGCGCGGAATCCATGCGCGCCATCAGCCCCGCCGCGCAGGAAGAAATTTTCACCCTCTTTCCAGAGTTACGTGATTATGACGACACGCCGCCGCCTGCCCGCCCGCTGGCGTCCAGCCGGGCCGGACGCCGTCTGGTGGTGCGGCATTTGAAGAATAACCTGCCCCTGCTTTCGCCCTAA